The Atribacter laminatus genome contains the following window.
TCGAAAGCACTTCAACAGTATCAACTAGCTGGAAGTCTTTATTATCGAGATTAATAAAACCCTTATTGCCTTTTAAGGTGGACTTGATTTCCCCTTTTTCGTCAAAAACTACCAATTCTACCCCATTCGGACAAGTTGCACGTGATGACTGTTTATTCAACCTCATTTCATCCGCTTCAAGAGTCCAAGAAAGAAGCCCTTTTTCCCAACCTCTTAAAACACCATCAGTTATAATAACCGGGGGATCTTCAGGTACTTCAACGTTCTCTTCAATCTTTTCTGAAGTCTCTGCCTCTTCCTGAGGAGGTTGAGACCGAACTAAATTAAAAACAATAAAAAAGGCAATGGTTAATATTAAAGCAATAATAACCAGTTTAATCCACATGTTTTATCGAGAGAACCTGAAAATAATCATTTTCTCTTTTAATCCTTCCAGTTTTTATAATCCAGTAAAATTTATTGAGCTTCATTTCGTTCTTCTTCCTATGATTTTTTATCAAGAAAAAAAATAAAAATCTACCCCCCCATCTTTCAGGATGGAGGGTAGATTTACTAAGATACCATGGGTTATTTTTCTAACTCATACGGCCAACAAGCCAAACCACCATCCATCACCTTTACACCCTCAAATCCATTGGATTTCAATATTATTGAAGCCTCATAACCCCTTAAGCTCGCTGAGCAAAAGGTAACTATCTCTTTATCTCGTGGTAATTCGTCTAATTTTTGCTTAATAACGCCCAAAGGCATCAGAGTGCTCCCTGGGATTCTAACCTGCTGATATTCTTTAGGTGTCCTTACATCTAAAAGGATAAAATCTTCATTCCTTTTCCTTTTCTTTTCCACTTCTAAAGCCGATATTCCTATCATGGATCTATTCAATTTGTTCCGTATAACATTTGCTGCAACACAAACATTATTATCAATAGCCGAGGCATAAGGAGGGGCATATGGTATATCAAGCATCGATAGGTCTTCAATGGTTCCTCCATAGTAGAGAGCCGTTGCAACAGTATTTACACTCTTCATAATTTCTCCTGTTCCAACAAACTGGCCTCCCAATAGTTTCCCGTTGCGCTTATCAACAATAATTTTGGTAATCACACGCTTGGCACCGGGATAATAATGAGCCTTATCCGGAGCGGGTACCAAGGTATACTCAGCATCAAAACCCAAATCCTTAGCTTGTTTCATCCCTAAACCAGTTCGTGATACCGTGTAATCGAATAGCTTAAAAACAACTGAATTTAATCCACCTCGAAATACTTCCTGTCCTCCAGCGATATTAATAGCCACTGCCCTTCCTTGTTTATTAGCAAGAGAACCCATAGGCATATAAGCATTCTTCATACAAACTAAATTTTCTATTTCAACACAATCTCCTGCAGCATAAATAAATGAATCACTGGTCTTCATAAATAAATCAACTTTTATCCCACCGGTTTCTCCAATTTCTATGCCTGATTTTTTCGCTAAATCGGAATTGGGACGAAATCCAGTTGCAATAATAACCGCATCAGTATCATATACACCTTTGTCGGTAACAACTTTTTTAACGATCCCACTTTCTCCCTCCAGTCGGAGTATTTTCTCTTCAACTCTCACATTAACCCCTTTTTCCTGACAATAACGTCGTACTAAAATTCCAAGATCATCATCAATAATGGGAAGAATTTCCGGTAACATTTCTATGACAGTAACCAATAGACCACTTTTCACCAAACTCTCAGTCATTTCCATTCCGATCAAGCCGCCACCAATGATCACCGCTTTTTTTGCCATTTTTTCTTTTATGGTCCATCGAATCGCTTCGGCGTCTTCAATTCCATGAAGAGTATAAACATGGGACAAATCCATGCATCCCAATTCCATACCAGGTTGATCGACATCTATTGCTTTTATTGGTGGTATCATTACTTTTGCACCAGTAGCAAAGACTAGATAGTCGTAAGGCAAGGTTTTTATCTGATTGGTATCGAGGTTTTTTATTTCGACTTCTTTTTTTAACCGATCTACTTTTATAGCTTCGGTTCGATTGTACACTTTGACATTTTTGGTTTTCTCAAAAAATTCAGGATCACGCAATACTCCTACTGGAGTTTCCATTAATTCTCGCTGTTCTTTTATGTCTTCACAAATATAATAAGGTAAGCCGCAACCGGCATAGGATAAAAATTTACCTTTTTCAATAATAGTTATTTCTGCCTCATGATCTAACCTTCTTAGTTTTGCGGCTATTTTTGGACCAGCAGCAACTCCACCAATAATTACGATTCTTTTTGCCATCTTTTACCACCCCTATTTTTTATAAAACCTGTGAACGACATCTATCATAAACGAGCTTTAATATCCATTACGCTGTTATAAATGGCACCCAAACAATAAACAGCTACACCTCCAATAATGATTACTAAACCACCAATCACTCCACCAATATTTCCAATTATTGCTGAACTCATCCCGGGCATCATTGCATTCGATTCGTTGGATACATAGGGTGAATTTAGAAAACTCAAAAATCTACTCATTCCAAATAACGTAAAAACTATAACAATAATTCCAAAAACCAAAATTATAATCCCAAATATTTTTAAAAATATGCCCATTTTACCCCTCCTAAAATTTTCTTTTTTTAATTGTATCAAAATGCATGCCCCCGTAGCGAAGAACCATCCTCTATATTGAAAAAAGTAGAATTCACTCTCATCCTGACCTTCTTTGTAGGAACAGGGAGAAATTAGTATTTAAAGGCATCTTGGCGAGGAGCATAGCATCGTGGTAATCTCTCATATTCCATTTTATTATTCATATCCCTATGGTTTAAAAGAGATGAAGTTGGAATCGGTTTTGGTATAATAGTGGTATTAATTGACTTTCGATTCTTTCTATACTATAAAGTATTTAAAAATAAAATGAAGTAATCCTTTTTCAATTCACAGTAATAATTTATATAAGACTTCTTAGTTTTATAAATCTTCTATCCTTTAATACATGTATAAAAAAAAGAAAAAATGGGTTCATTTATAACAATTGAATACCTAATCAAAGCAAATTATTCGAGAAATTTAAGGAGGTGATATTATACAAAAAACCAAGTTCCCTAAATATTAAACTTTTGGAAAATTGTAAGGGAATTTTTGGGAGGGATAAACATGAAAAAAAATAGAATAGTATTGTTATTCATTACTCTGATTTTTGTTCTCTCTTTTACTCTCGGAGTATTTGCCAAGCATGGTGAGCCCCCGTACACGGTCGGGTTAAGCAATGGACCGTTTACCCATAGCTGGCGGGTACAGATGATTGAAAGTATTCAACAGGAATTCGAGTTTTACAAAGAACAAGGATTGGTTGATAAGCTTATTATTCAAAACGCCGGTCCTGATGTTAATACCCAGATTGCCCAAATTCGTAATCTTATTGCCTCTGATGTTGATCTTCTGCTCGTTAATCCCAATTCTTCAACCGCACTAAACCCAGTTATGGAAGAAGCCCAAGAAGCAGGAATTACAGTTATTGTTTATGACATGCCAATTGATAACGAAAAAGTCCTGGATGTTTTTATGAATCAAGATTGGTGGATGGCTCCTCTTACTGAATGGTTTTGTGAAAAGTTAGATGGAAAAGGAAATATTGTATATATAAGTGGAATTGCCGATCAACCTGGGAACATCGAAAGAGACGTATCTGCCGATAAAATACTGGCCAAATATCCGGATATTAAACTTTTAGCGAAAGCTAATGGTAACTGGGACCAGGCAGCTGCACAACAAGTTATGAGCGATCTCCTGGCATCCTTCCCCCAAATAGACGGTGTTCTTACCCAAGATGGAATGACTTTGGGAATTATCCGAGCTTTCGAAGCCGCCGGGAGAGAAATTCCGGTGGTCACTGGTGAAACCCAAATAGCTTTTATTAAAAAGTGGAAAGAAATGAAAGACGCTGTTGGTTTTGATACGGTTGGAATCGTTAATCCACCAGGTTATGTTAATAATGCACTTGGCATAGGTTTGCGACTTTTACAGGGGAAAAAGCTGAAAGACGATGTCTTAGTCAACGGTCACATTATTTATGTTAAACCCAATCTGATTGTCGATAATAATAATATCGATGAGATTTATGAACAATATAAGGACTGGGCGGATTCCTATTACGTGAATTCCTGGTATAGCCAAGAAGAACTTGACGCTCTCTTTGAGTAACAATCTATAAAAGTTTCAGTCCAGGGCTGTTTAAAAACAGCCCTGGACTGAAACTCTGGGTCTAATGAATGTCATTCATTCTTGAAGCAAGAAACATAAAAAAAAGTTTTGACGGGGTAGTGGCTCTTTCTGACGCTAATTTTACCCTCAACCAAGGAGAAATTTGTGGTTTAGTCGGAGCGAATGGTTCCGGCAAAACTACCTTTGCTCGAATAATCAGTGGTCTTATCCGTCCTGATTCCGGTCGGCTCTACCTTTATGGATCTCAAATTCATTTAAAATCTCACCATGAAGCCGAAAAACTTGAGATCTCGATGGTCCATCAGAATCTCAGCCTGATACCGGAAATGACGGTTTGGGAAAATATCAATTTGGGACGAGAGTCGGCAACGCCCTTAGGGATTCTCAAAAAAGAAGAAGCTCTAAATAGAGCAGAAGAAGCTCTTCAAGAACTTAAGGTAAATATTTCTCTTTATGACAGAGTATCTCAATTAGCACCTTCAGATAAACAACTCTTAGAAATCGTTAAAGCTCTATCTCGTAGTCCAAAAATTTTAATTCTTGATGAGCCGACTGCTTCTTTGGGATTCAAACAAGTTGAAATACTATTTGAAAAACTGAATCAATTAAAAAACAACCGGGTATCAGTAATCTTTATCTCCCACCGGATTTGGGAAATAACCAGAATCTGCGATCGGTTAGTTGCTTTCCGCAATGGGAAAACCGTGGGTGAAGTTGACTTTCGTCAACAGCCAAGAGACGAAAGGCTGATTATTCCCCTTATTACCGGGAAAAAAGAAAATGAGGACGATAAAAGCATTCACGAAAAACGACCTTATCAAAGCTTTGATACCCATCAAATTGTTTTAGAAGTTGATAATCTTTCAAAAAAAGAAAAACTTTATAATGTTTCTTTTAAAATTCGAGAGGGAGAAATCGTCGGGTTGGGAGGTTTGAATGGCCAAGGTCAAGAAGAAATCCTCCTCATCCTATCCGGTTATCTGAGAAAAACCTCTGGGAAAGTTAAAATTAATAATCAAGAAGTATTTATAAAAAACTCTGGACAAGCAATCGAGCGTGGAATTTTTTTAGTGCCAGGCGATCGTCAAAAGGAAGGACTCTTTCTCAATCATAATGTTTTCACCAATCTTATTTACCCTCAGGTCGCACTGAAACAGCAGAGGTTTCTTCTGTCTTTAAAAGAGATGCGTCAAGCAGTTAATGCAACGATCAAAACCATATCATTAATCCCTCCGGATCCAAGAAAATTAGTCTCTCATCTCAGTGGTGGCAACCAACAAAAAGTTGTCATTGGCAAATGGTTATCCCTTTCTCCAAAAATATTATTACTTAATGACCCGACCAAGGGGGTAGATGTTGAAACCAGAAGAAATCTTTATAAAATAATTGCGGATTTATCCAGTCAAGGGGTTTCAGTCTTACTTTATGCCAGTGATAATGAAGAACTGATTGCGAATTGCGATCGAGTTTTAATCGTTTTTGAAGGGCAAATTGTTGAAGAAATATGTGGTGAAGGAATTTGCGAGGAAAATTTGATTGCCTGTTCGTTGCGAATACAGTAATGCCTTAAAAAAAGAAATTTATTGGAGAATAGTTGGTAAAAATGAAAAATCGATTAAATTGGAAAAGTATATATCAAAACCCTTCTTTCCCAAGTTTTCTCATTTTAATTGCTATTATTATCCTTAATGCTTTTCTTCAACACAACTTCTTTACCTACCGAGCTTTTAAATCAAATTTACTTACCTTTACACCTCTTATTTTAACCAGTATTGCTCAAGGATTAGTCATTTTAGTAGGCTGTGTGGATCTTTCACTAGGTGCTACCATCTCTTTGATAACGGTACTCATGGCTTCTCTTATGGGCGATTCATTATTGAGTATGGTTTTAGTTGTGTTTATCGGAACAGGATTGGCGCTTTTAATGAGCTTTATCAATGGTTTTATTATCAGTTATTTCGGCCCTCCTCCTCTTTTAACCACCTATGCTACTTCAGTGCTATGGTTTGGGATTGCTCTTTTTTTTATGCCAACGCCAGGGGGATATATACCAAGTCATTTTAGCAAAATGTATCGAAGCGATCTCTTTCCAAGCTTTCCAGTCGTGCTTCTTTTTCTCATCGGAGCTTTTTTCTTTCTCTTTTTCATGAGTAAAACCAGGTTTTTTAAACATATTTATGCTGTAGGAGGGAACGAAGAAGCTGCCTATGCCAATGGTGTGAACGTATTTCTCACTAAAATCAAGGTTTTTTTGCTGAGCGGGATTTTTATTGCTCTAGCGGCTATTTGTGTAGTAGCTCAAACTGCTACCGGTGATGCTCGTAGTGGATTAAGTTTTAGTCTTA
Protein-coding sequences here:
- the lptC gene encoding LPS export ABC transporter periplasmic protein LptC, whose translation is MWIKLVIIALILTIAFFIVFNLVRSQPPQEEAETSEKIEENVEVPEDPPVIITDGVLRGWEKGLLSWTLEADEMRLNKQSSRATCPNGVELVVFDEKGEIKSTLKGNKGFINLDNKDFQLVDTVEVLSTNGNRIESLGIIYRDNNKTIEGFALSKIFFDENYIECQKFISDLDFENPVFEIVQKGKFVIGEKTVSQ
- a CDS encoding FAD-dependent oxidoreductase; the encoded protein is MAKRIVIIGGVAAGPKIAAKLRRLDHEAEITIIEKGKFLSYAGCGLPYYICEDIKEQRELMETPVGVLRDPEFFEKTKNVKVYNRTEAIKVDRLKKEVEIKNLDTNQIKTLPYDYLVFATGAKVMIPPIKAIDVDQPGMELGCMDLSHVYTLHGIEDAEAIRWTIKEKMAKKAVIIGGGLIGMEMTESLVKSGLLVTVIEMLPEILPIIDDDLGILVRRYCQEKGVNVRVEEKILRLEGESGIVKKVVTDKGVYDTDAVIIATGFRPNSDLAKKSGIEIGETGGIKVDLFMKTSDSFIYAAGDCVEIENLVCMKNAYMPMGSLANKQGRAVAINIAGGQEVFRGGLNSVVFKLFDYTVSRTGLGMKQAKDLGFDAEYTLVPAPDKAHYYPGAKRVITKIIVDKRNGKLLGGQFVGTGEIMKSVNTVATALYYGGTIEDLSMLDIPYAPPYASAIDNNVCVAANVIRNKLNRSMIGISALEVEKKRKRNEDFILLDVRTPKEYQQVRIPGSTLMPLGVIKQKLDELPRDKEIVTFCSASLRGYEASIILKSNGFEGVKVMDGGLACWPYELEK
- a CDS encoding substrate-binding domain-containing protein; the encoded protein is MKKNRIVLLFITLIFVLSFTLGVFAKHGEPPYTVGLSNGPFTHSWRVQMIESIQQEFEFYKEQGLVDKLIIQNAGPDVNTQIAQIRNLIASDVDLLLVNPNSSTALNPVMEEAQEAGITVIVYDMPIDNEKVLDVFMNQDWWMAPLTEWFCEKLDGKGNIVYISGIADQPGNIERDVSADKILAKYPDIKLLAKANGNWDQAAAQQVMSDLLASFPQIDGVLTQDGMTLGIIRAFEAAGREIPVVTGETQIAFIKKWKEMKDAVGFDTVGIVNPPGYVNNALGIGLRLLQGKKLKDDVLVNGHIIYVKPNLIVDNNNIDEIYEQYKDWADSYYVNSWYSQEELDALFE
- a CDS encoding sugar ABC transporter ATP-binding protein, producing MSFILEARNIKKSFDGVVALSDANFTLNQGEICGLVGANGSGKTTFARIISGLIRPDSGRLYLYGSQIHLKSHHEAEKLEISMVHQNLSLIPEMTVWENINLGRESATPLGILKKEEALNRAEEALQELKVNISLYDRVSQLAPSDKQLLEIVKALSRSPKILILDEPTASLGFKQVEILFEKLNQLKNNRVSVIFISHRIWEITRICDRLVAFRNGKTVGEVDFRQQPRDERLIIPLITGKKENEDDKSIHEKRPYQSFDTHQIVLEVDNLSKKEKLYNVSFKIREGEIVGLGGLNGQGQEEILLILSGYLRKTSGKVKINNQEVFIKNSGQAIERGIFLVPGDRQKEGLFLNHNVFTNLIYPQVALKQQRFLLSLKEMRQAVNATIKTISLIPPDPRKLVSHLSGGNQQKVVIGKWLSLSPKILLLNDPTKGVDVETRRNLYKIIADLSSQGVSVLLYASDNEELIANCDRVLIVFEGQIVEEICGEGICEENLIACSLRIQ
- a CDS encoding ABC transporter permease, producing the protein MKNRLNWKSIYQNPSFPSFLILIAIIILNAFLQHNFFTYRAFKSNLLTFTPLILTSIAQGLVILVGCVDLSLGATISLITVLMASLMGDSLLSMVLVVFIGTGLALLMSFINGFIISYFGPPPLLTTYATSVLWFGIALFFMPTPGGYIPSHFSKMYRSDLFPSFPVVLLFLIGAFFFLFFMSKTRFFKHIYAVGGNEEAAYANGVNVFLTKIKVFLLSGIFIALAAICVVAQTATGDARSGLSFSLNSVAASIIGGLSFSGGKGSIIGPIMGGLILGLLINVLYFANITSFYQEFMKGIIIIFSLAVGAIPKYLKTRSL